The Heliorestis convoluta genome includes the window CGGTATAACTACGAGTACCAGGAGGACAAACAACAGGGGGCGTAGCCAAAGGAATACAAATCACTTGGCCGGGACGTAAATTCTGTGGATCAATGGCTGGATTGGCTTCTAGTAAATCATCTAATGAGATGCCAAAAAAGTCAGCAAGGCGATAAAGCCTATCACCGGGCCGAATCGTATAATAATTTTGTTCGGGACAAGGAGGAAAGACAGGCTGCCTGGGAATACAAAGTGGTTGACCTACCGGCAAATTGTTGGGATCATAGGTTGGATTGGCTGAAACGAGAGCAGCAATAGTGGTATTAAATTGCTTAGCCAACTTATAATAGGTATCTCCTGAGCGAATTCGGTAAGGCACTGTTCCAGGTGGACAGCGAAAAGGCATAATAGACACCTCCTGTAAGATTCCTTACAGGATATGCAAGTGACCAATTTTTGCCATGCTTTCTAGGAAAATAAAGCGTGCAAACCTGTCACTCCCAGAAAAGCAAGGCCCCCAAAATACAGGATTGTCAGTAAGACCATAGCGTAACCAGCCAATAAGAAACCACCATCTCGTTCTAAACTACCAGCCGCTAGAAAAAGTATGGCATAAGCAGGAAAGGTATTGGATAAGGGCAGCGGTAGAGGCGCCATTAACATTATGGCACTAAAAACAACCAGAAAGCGATTAATGAAAACCATA containing:
- a CDS encoding muramidase family protein: MPFRCPPGTVPYRIRSGDTYYKLAKQFNTTIAALVSANPTYDPNNLPVGQPLCIPRQPVFPPCPEQNYYTIRPGDRLYRLADFFGISLDDLLEANPAIDPQNLRPGQVICIPLATPPVVCPPGTRSYTVRPGDSFYRIARQFNTTVDAIMEANPTIDPFALLIGQKLCIP